The sequence GCTTATTAAATTTCAAAGACATTCAGATCTCCTTTGACATCAGGAAGCAAAACGATGGATGCATACAATTGTTAGTATACTGTTCCAGCATTAGCAGCAACTGCGACTGTAGTGAGCTcagtcaaaataaaaaagaagaaaaaaaaaaggaaaggtggTCTGGAAGTAACAAACAGACCAGAACAGCAACAGACTTGCTGAACTCAGGCCTCCACGGCTTTGCGCCTTGGGAAACTTGACTTTACAAAGGATTATGCTCAGTGTGGGGCAGAGAATCAAGCCTGCAATCTTCATGGCTTGAATGAGCACAAGAACTTGGCTTCCAAGGCTTTGTCTCCTCAAGATGAATGTGTCACAACAGGAATGTCAATTTCTACGGCAGAGAGGCGAGAACGTGCGGAGTAGGGCTGAGATGCATAGCTGTGCATGCTGGGGGCGTGGGAATACAGGGGCTGCCAGAAAGGAGAAGGGAGGCTTTTGCATGCACAGTACCACAGGAACAGCAGGATGGAAGTGAAAAACAGACCGCCAGCACTGGCAATGGCAATAAATACAGAGATGTCAAAGCTGAAGACGGGCTCGTATTTTCTGTTCAGATAATTGTTATAAAAAATGACCCAGATGGACGGAGTGAGACAAATGGCACAGGCAAGCAGGAACAAGAGGCCGGCCACGAGATGGCAGCCTGCACTGTTTACCAGGCACTTGGCCAGTTTGACGTTTGGCACGCTCGATACAAAGGCTGTGTTACACATGCCAATCATGCAGAGGAACAGAGCCGAGACAGCAGTAAACATACTCAGAGGAAGGGCAAACTGAAGAACACGCAAATCCAGCTGATCGACAGCCGTGTACCACTGTGGGTCGTAGATCACACAGTCTCTGCTCCCATCAAAGCGTGCACACTTAATCCAG comes from Lonchura striata isolate bLonStr1 chromosome 1, bLonStr1.mat, whole genome shotgun sequence and encodes:
- the CLDN12 gene encoding claudin-12, coding for MGCRDVHAATVLAFLSGTASVAGLLAAVLLPNWRQMRLYTYNKNERNVTVYTGLWIKCARFDGSRDCVIYDPQWYTAVDQLDLRVLQFALPLSMFTAVSALFLCMIGMCNTAFVSSVPNVKLAKCLVNSAGCHLVAGLLFLLACAICLTPSIWVIFYNNYLNRKYEPVFSFDISVFIAIASAGGLFFTSILLFLWYCACKSLPSPFWQPLYSHAPSMHSYASQPYSARSRLSAVEIDIPVVTHSS